From a single Apium graveolens cultivar Ventura chromosome 2, ASM990537v1, whole genome shotgun sequence genomic region:
- the LOC141707506 gene encoding uncharacterized protein LOC141707506, translating into MGVELNCTSTEQIEALLEAARYDDMDDMIALASAGVSLDSKDSEGRTALHMASANGHLNIVNYLINNRVDVNATNVEKNTPLHWACLNGHIEVVMSLILSGASVSLLNSHEKTPVDEAVSGGKLDVINAISTLEAQLELSNATVS; encoded by the exons ATGGGAGTGGAGTTGAATTGTACCTCAACTGAACAAATTGAAGCTTTACTCGAG GCTGCAAGATATGATGATATGGACGATATGATAGCCCTAGCTTCAGCAGGAGTCTCTCTTGATTCCAAGGATTCTGAAGGAAGAACAG CACTTCATATGGCTTCAGCTAATGGGCATTTGAACATTGTCAACTATCTTATCAATAATAGAGTG GATGTTAACGCCACTAATGTGGAGAAAAATACCCCTCTACATTGGGCTTGCCTCAATGGTCATATTGAG GTGGTCATGAGTTTGATTCTATCCGGAGCAAGTGTATCACTTTTAAACAG CCATGAGAAGACTCCTGTGGATGAAGCTGTTAGCGGTGGAAAGCTGGATGTCATCAATGCTATCAGCACATTAGAGGCTCAGCTTGAACTCTCAAATGCAACAGTTTCTTAA